GGGGCGTTCCTGGCCGCCAACAGGCACCTGATCACGTTCCACGACTACACCGACGTGGAGATGCACGAGACTCTCGACCCGGAGGTGGTCATCGTCGAGTACGTGGCGCACGGCACGGTCACCGCCACCGGGGAGCCGTTCGAGCAGCGGCCGCTGGCCGTCTTCCGGGTGCGGGAGGGGCAGGTCGTGACCTATCGCGACTACATCAACCCGCTGCCCCTCATGAAGGTCCTCCACCCGTAGGCGGCGGGACGGTCCGGTATGCCGTCATCCCGTCCTTCGTAGCCAGAGCGTGTGCGCGGCCCAGGCCGCCGCGGCGCCCACCGCGTACCAGAAGAGGTCGGGCGGGTTGAACGTGCTGCCCAGCAGTGGCCGCAGCACGGCCGGGATCTCCCCGAGCTGGGCGAACTCGATCACCCAGCTCGCCCCGGCCGAAAGCGCCGCCGCCACCCAGGGCCTGATCCTGGGGAGGATCAGCACCACGAGCATGTAGATCAACACGGTGTAGAGGGCATCGCCCGCGTATTTCGGCACAGGTCCGTCGAACAACGCGCGCACTCCCACACCGGCTGCGACGGTCAGGACGGCTACGCAGAAAAGGGGCAGGCGGGGCACCGGATCACGTTACTGCCTGAGCGATGAAGGACGCGCCGGAGAAGTGGGGGCATGCCGGGCAAACGGTCGCTGACCTGATCGTTTGCGCACGCCCTCGCGCGGGGTTAAGCTCGAATGCTCCATTTCAAAAAGCAGAGCTCCACACCCCTTCCGGTTAGGAGTATACCACCGAATGGCTAATCGTCAAGATAGTCTCGCGGAAGCCCTTGACAGCGAACAGCGCACTGTGGCGTGGCTGTACGGCAGGCTCGACGTCGCCAGGGAGCGGGCGCAGGCGGCGCTGCGTGAGGTGTACGGCAGGGCCGGCGGCACCCGCCAGGCGATGGTCGAGCGCGAGGCGATGGCCTCCGAGCACGCCAGGAGGCTGGCCCAGCTGAACGCGGTCGAGCGCGGCCTGTGCTTCGGCCGCATCGACGACGCCTCGGGCGCCGGCACGTACGTCGGCAGGATCGGGCTGCGCGACGAGAGCCACGAGTCGGTCCTGATCGACTGGCGGGCCCCTGCGGCGCGGCCGTTCTACGTGGCCACGGCCACCGACCCGGGTGGCCTGGTGCGCCGCAGGCACCTGCATCTGAAGGACCGCATGGTGGTCGGCATCGACGACGAGGTGTTCGACCTGGAGCGGATGAGCGACGGCGACCGGCGCTCGCTCGTGGGCGAGGCGGCGCTGCTCGCGGCGCTGCGGCGTAGCAGGACGGGCCGGATGGGCGACGTGGTGGCCACCATCCAGACCGAGCAGGACCGGGTCATCCGCTCCTCGCTGCAGGGGGCGCTGGTGGTGCAGGGCGGGCCGGGCACCGGCAAGACGGTGGCGGCGCTGCACCGGGCGGCGTACCTGCTCTACACCCACCGCGACACGCTCGAGCGGCGCGGCGTGCTGGTGGTGGGGCCCAACCCGATGTTCCTGCGCTACATCAGCCAGGTGCTGCCGGCGCTGGGGGAGACGCAGGTGGTGATGACCACGGTCGAGGAGATGTTCCCGGGGGTGCGGGTGAGCGCTGCCGACACGCCGGCGGCGGCGATGGTCAAGGGCGACGTGCGGATGGCGGAAGTGGTCGCCCGCGCCCTGGAGCTGCGTCAGGGAGTGCCCCAGGGCGACCTCGTGGTCGAGCTGGACGGGCTGAGCCTGCGGGTGCCCCGCGAGAGGTGCCTGCGGCTGCGCGAGCGGGCGCAGGCGGTGCGCCTGCCGCACAACATGGCACGCAAGCTGTACGTCACCGAGCTGCTCAAGGAGCTGGCCAAGGCCGAGGCCCGGGCCCTGGAGGAGTCGCTGCACATCGAGGAGCTGGTCATCGAGGACGAGCCGGAGCTGTCGCAGCCGCTCGACCTGGAGGGCGACCTGGACGAGCTGGATCTGGAGCTGGCCTCGCAGCGGCTGTGGGGCGAGCCGGTCGTACGGCGGGCCGTGGACGAGCTGTGGCCGGAGCTGACGCCGCAGCGGCTGATCTCCGAGCTGCTGTCGTCGTTCGACACGCTGTGGGCCGTGGCGCCCTCGGGCCTGGAGTGGCACGAACTGCTGCGTTCGCCGGAGGCCGGGTGGACGGTCGGTGACGTGCCGCTGCTGGACGAGGCGGCCGAGTTGCTGGGCGAGGACGACTCCGCCCGCCGGGTGGCGGCCAGGCGGGCCTCGCGGGAGCAGGCCGAGCAGGAGCTGTACGCGCGGGAGGTCCTCCAGACGACCGGCGTGCTGGAGGAGGGCGTCTTCGATCGCGCCGACGTGCTGGCCGAGCGGCACGCCGACGACGGGCCGGCCCTGACGACGGCCGACCGGGCGGCGGCGGACCGGACGTGGGCGTACGGTCATGTGATCGTGGACGAGGCGCAGGAGCTGTCGCCGATGGCCTGGCGGATGATCATGCGGCGGGTGCCGGCGAAGTCGCTGACCGTGGTGGGCGACCTGGCGCAGACCGGGTCGGCGGCGGGCGCGCGCTCGTGGGGGGAGGTGCTGGACCCGTTCCTGGCGGGGCGCTGGCGCGTGGAGCGGCTGCTGGTCAACTACCGCACGCCGGTGGAGATCATGGCGGTGGCGGCGGACGTGTTGCGGGCGTTCGCGCCGGACCAGGATCCGCCGGAGTCGGTACGCGAGGGCGGCGCGCCGCCGCGCGCGGTGCGCATGCCGCTGTCGGGGCTGCCGGGCCTGGTGGCGGAGGAGCTGGCCTTGATCGGCGAGGGCCGGGTGGGCGTCGTTTCCTCCGACGCCCGCCACGCGGCGGTGTCCGCGCTCTTCCCCGACGGGGACCTGGACGCGCCCGTGGTGGCGCTGACGGTGGGGCAGGCCAAGGGGCTGGAGTTCGACGCGGTCGTGGTGGTGGATCCGGCGGGCATCCTGGGGCAGTCGCCGATGGGAGGCCAGGATCTGTACGTGGCGGTGACGCGGGCGACGCGGCGGCTGACGGTGGTGCACGAGGGGGACTTGCCGGAGGTGCTGTCCCGGCTGGCTACGGAATCTACAACGTAAAGGCGCCCGGTTTGGTTCAACCCTACACACATCAAAAAACCACAACAACAGCGAGGTGACAGGCCCGGCGTCATGCGCATGACGCCGGGCCGACCGAGGGTGTCAGGTGTTGTAGAGCTTGTCGGCCACCGCGCGGATGGTCCGGGTGACCTGCTCCAGGGAGCGGAGGGTGTCGGTGTCGAGGTGGTCGAGGATGCGGCGGTAGTGCTCGAAGCCGGCGTTGTTGATCTCCTCGATCAGGGCGGTGCCCGCGGGGGAGAGTTCGACGCGGCGGACGCGGCGGTCCTGGGGGTCCTCGTGCCGGGTGGCGAGGCCCTGGGCGACGAGGCGGTCGACGATGCCGGTGACGGTGCCGAGGCTGACGCCGAGGTGGTGGGCGAGGTCCTGTCCTGAGGCGGAGCCGTTGAGGGACAGGAGCATGACGACGTGGAGCTGCCGGATGGTGAGGTTGGAGGAGAACAAGGGGGATTGGTGCTGGGCGAACAGTCGCCCCATGCCACGCTGTGTTTCGGTGATCCTGCGGATCAAGTCTTCGCGTTCGTCGCTCACGCTCACCTCTCGCTTCCTGAGAAGGTTATCAGGAAAGCTCAATCTGTCTAAATATTCGTTCAAGGCGAAGTGTTAGTCTGGGGCGTACTCTTGGAGGGGACGCCTATGACCGCATTCGCCCGGTTGAGTCTGCTCAACCGCAGCCTTGTGATTTTGGTCGCGGTCGTGATCAGCGCGTTCGGCGCGTTCACGATCCCGCAGTTGAAACAGCAGTTGCTGCCGTCTTTGAGCTTTCCCGGCGCGTTCGTGGTCGCGCCGTTCCCCGGCGCCTCGCCGGAGATCGTCGAGGATCAGGTCACCAAGCCGATCGAGGAGTCCTTCCAGGGCCTGGCCGGCATGGAGCAGATGACCTCGACGTCGAAGGAGGGCCTGGCGCAGATCCAGGTGGCCTTCGAGTACGGCACCGACGTCGAGTCGTCGCTGAACAAGATGCAGCAGGCCATCAGCAGGGTCACCCTCCCGGACGGAGTGGACCCGCAGGTGGTCGCGGGCAACACCGACGACATCCCGGTGGTGGTGCTGGCGGTGGGCGACGGCGGCGACGAGCGGGCGATGGCCGACAAGCTGCGCCGGATCGTGGTGCCGGAGCTGCAGGGCGTGGAGGGCGTACGGGAGGCCCAGGTCACCGGCACCCGCGACGAGGTGGTGACGATCGAGCCGGACGCCAAGAAGATGGCGGCGGCGGGCGTGTCGGCCGCGCAGATCCCCGATGTGCTGAAGGCGAACGGCACGCCGATCCCGGCGGGCACGCTGACCTCTGACGGCAAGTCGCTGACGGTGCAGGTGGGCGCGCGGGTCGACTCGGTGGCCAAGCTGAAGGACCTGTATCTGACCCCGGCCCAGCCGGCGGCCGTCCCCCAGCAGCAGGGTCAGCAGCAGGGCCAGTCCCAGACGCGGCCCCCGACGGGGCAGACGGCGCGGCCGGGTCAGGGGCAGCCGAGCCAGTCGGCCTTCCCGCAGCAGCAGGCCAAGCCGAAGCCGCTCAAGCCGGTGAAGCTGGGCGACGTCGCGGAGATCAAGCAGGGGCTGGCGGACGCGACGACGATCACCCGTACGGACGGCACGTCGAGCCTGGGTGTGTCGGTGACGATGACGCCCGACGGCAACGCGGTGTCGATCTCGCACGACATCCGCGCCAAGCTGCCGGACCTGACCAAGGCGCTGGGCGACGGCTCGGACACGGCGGTGTCGGTGGTGTTCGACCAGGCGCCGTACGTGGAGGAGTCGATCCGGAGCCTGACGACCGAGGGCCTGCTGGGGCTGGCGTTCGCGGTGCTGGTCATCTTGGTGTTCCTGTTGTCGGTGCGTTCGACGCTGGTGACGGCGGTGTCGATCCCGCTGTCGGTGGTGATCGCGCTGATCGTGCTGTGGGCGGGCGACTACTCGCTGAACATGCTGACGCTGGGCGCGCTGACGATCGCGGTGGGCCGGGTGGTGGACGACTCGATCGTGGTGCTGGAGAACATCAAGCGGCATCTCGCCTACGGCGAGGCCAGGCTGCAGGCGATCCTGGCGGCGGTGCGCGAGGTGTCGGGGGCGGTGACGGCCTCGACGCTGACGACGGTGGCGGTGTTCGCGCCGATCGCGATCGTGGGCGGCATGGTGGGCGAGCTGTTCGGCCCGTTCTCGGTGACGGTGGCGGTGGCGCTGCTGGCCTCGCTGGTGGTGTCGCTGACGGTGGTGCCGGTGCTGGCGTACTGGTTCCTCAAGACGCCGGAGCTGACGCCGGAGCAGGCGCGCAAGCAGCGTGAGGAGGCCGAGGCCAAGGAGCTGCGCTCGCCGTTGCAGCGGGCCTACCTGCCGGTGCTGCGGTTCGCGACCCGGTTCAAGCTGACGACGGTGCTGATCGGGGTGGCGGTGTTCGTCGCCACGATGGGCCTGGCGGGCGGGTTGCAGACGAACTTCCTGGACTCCTCGGGCCAGAACACGATCTCCCTGTCGCAGAAGATGCCGGTCGGTACGGATCTGGCGACCACCGACAAGGCCGCCCAGAAGGTGGAGGGCGTGCTGAAGGACCTGGACGGCGTGGAGACGTACCAGGTGAACGTGGGTGGCGGTAACGCCATGCAGGGTGGCGCGGTCGGCGGCGGCGCGGACCGGGCGTCGTACTCTGTGACGATCAAGGAGGGGTCCGACGCGGACAAGGTGCAGCAGGTGCTGCGCGACCGCATCAAGGAGCTGTCCGGCGTCGGCGAGGTCAAGGTGGGCGGTGCCGGCGGGGGCGGGTTCTCCTCCGACTCGATCGACGTGATCGTGCAGGCGCCCGACGCCGAGACGCTGCGCACGGCGGCCGACACGGTCAAGACCGCGATGGGCGAGGTGTCGGGGCTGCGTGACGTGTCGTCCAACCTGGAGGCCAGCGCGCCGCGGGTCGAGGTCGCGGTGGACCGGGAGAAGGCGGCCGAGCGCGGGCTGAGCGAGGCGCAGGTCGGGCAGTCGGTGGCGCAGGCGTTCCGCGGGGCGCCGCTGGGTCAGATCACCTTGGACGGCCGCGCGAGCGACCTGGTGCTGCGTGGCGCGGACGCGCCGGACGACATCAAGGCGATCAAGGATCTGAAGCTGGCGACCGCGTCCGGGATGGTGAAGCTGTCGTCGGTGGCGGATGTGCGGCAGGTGGCCGGGCCGACTCAGGTGACGCGGATCGACGGTGAGCGTTCGGCGACGGTGTCGGGCAAGGTGGCCGACGCGGGGAACCTGGGCAGCGTGACGCAGGCGCTGACGGCGAAGCTGAACGGGCTGGCGCTGACCGCGGGCGCCACCTACGAGATCGGCGGCGCGTCGGCGCAGCAGGCGGACGCGTTCTCCGATCTGGGGCTGGCGATGCTGGCGGCGATCGCGATCGTCTTCCTGATCATGGTGGCGACGTTCCGCAGCTTCGTGCAGCCGCTGATCCTGCTGGTGTCGATCCCGTTCGCGGCCACGGGCGCGGTCGGGCTGCTGGTGGCGACCGACACGGCGCTGGGCGTGCCGGCGCTGATCGGCATGCTGATGCTGATCGGCATCGTGGTGACGAACGCGATCGTGCTGATCGACCTGATCAACCAGTACCGCGAGCAGGGCATGGGCGTGGTGGAGGCGGTCATCGAGGGCGGCCGGCGCAGGTTGCGGCCGATCCTGATGACGGCGGTGGCCACGATCTGCGCGCTGACGCCGATGGCGCTGGGGGTGACGGGGTCGGGCGGGTTCATCTCGCAGCCGCTGGCCATCGTGGTGATCGGCGGTCTGATCAGCTCGACGCTGCTCACCTTGGTCCTCGTTCCGACGCTCTACACGATGGTGGAGCGGGCCAAGGAGCGGATGCGGCGCAAGCCGGCCGAGCCCAAGCCGGAGGAGAAGGTCCTCACCCCGGCCTCCTGACCGCCCCCTGTCGGGGCAGCCGAAGCGCCCGTACGGCCCGGTGCCGTGCGGGCGCCGGCGTGTCAATAGACTTGTCCGACGTGACCGCCAAGCCGCGTACACCGCGTATCCCGAATGTCCTGGCCTCCCGTTATGCCTCGCCGGAGCTGGCCCGTCTGTGGTCTCCCGACTACAAGATCGTCGCTGAGCGGCGGTTGTGGCTGGCGGTGCTGCGGGCGCAGGCCGAGCTGGGGGTGGCGGTTCCCGAGGGCGCGATCGACGACTACGAGAAGGTGGTCGAGCAGGTCGATCTCGACTCGATCGCGGCCCGTGAGCGGGTGACGCGCCACGACGTGAAGGCGCGCATCGAGGAGTTCAACGCGCTGGCCGGGCACGAGCAGGTGCACAAGGGCATGACCTCGCGCGACCTGACGGAGAACGTCGAGCAGCTGCAGGTGCGCGACAGCCTGCTGCTGGTGCGTGACCGGGTGGTGGCGCTGCTGGCGCGCCTGGCCGGCCTGGCCGTGGAGCACGAGGCGACGGTGATCGCCGGCCGTTCCCACAATGTGGCGGCGCAGGCCACGACGCTGGGCAAGCGGTTCGCCACGGCGGCCGACGAGCTGCTGGTGGCCTACCGGCGGCTGGAGGAGCTGATCGGCCGCTACCCGCTGCGCGGTATCAAGGGCCCGGTCGGCACCGCTCAGGACATGCTCGACCTGCTGGGCGGCGACCGCGGCAAGCTGGCCGAGCTGGAGGGGCGGGTGGCCGCCCATCTGGGGTTCTCCGAGCGGTTCACGAGCGTGGGGCAGGTCTACCCGCGGTCGCTGGACTTCGAGGCGGTCAGCGCGCTGGTGCAGCTGGCGGCGGCGCCGTCGTCGCTGGCCAAGACGATCCGGCTGATGGCCGGGCACGAGCTGGTCACCGAGGGGTTCAAGGAGGGGCAGGTCGGCTCGTCGGCGATGCCGCACAAGATGAACACCCGCTCCTGCGAGCGGGTCAACGGCCTGGCCGTGGTGCTGCGTGGTTACGCCTCGATGGCGGGCGAGCTGGCGGGCGATCAGTGGAACGAGGGCGACGTGTCGTGCTCGGTGGTGCGGCGGGTGGCGCTGCCGGACGCGTTCTTCGCCTTCGACGGGCTGGTGGAGACGATGCTGACGGTGCTGGACGAGTTCGGTGCCTTCCCGGCGGTCATCTCCGCGGAGCTGGACCGCTATCTGCCGTTCCTGGCGACGACGAAGATGCTGATGGCGGCGGTGCGGGCCGGGGTGGGCCGGGAGACGGCGCACGAGCTGATCAAGGAGCACGCGGTGGCGGCGGCGCTGGCGATGCGCTCGCGCGGCGCGGCCAACGAGCTGCTGGAGCGGCTGGCCGGCGACGCCCGTTTCCCGCTGGAGCGCGACCAGTTGGAGGGGCTGCTGGCCGATCGGGTGTCGTTCACCGGCGCGGCGGCCGAGCAGGTGCGGGAGGTCGCGCAGCGGGTGGGCGAGGTCGTGGCGGCGCACCCGCAGGCGGCCGCGTACCGGCCCGGCGCGATCTTGTAATGCTGCGTGAGCTGACCGATACCGGGCAGGTGCGCCAGGCGTGCGGTGACGACGACCTGCTGATGTGGGCGGCGCAGGGCCTGCGCGGGGGAGCGCGGGCGTGGGCGTTTGGCGACGCGGTCGTGGCCGCCGCGCCGGGCGCGTCGCGGCGCGACCGGCTGGCCGTGTGGGGCGGCGTCTCGTGCGCGGTGGAGCTGGTGGGCCACGCGCTCGCCGAGCTGGGGCCCTCCTACCGGCCGTTCGGGGAGCGGGAGCTGGTGGGCGAGGTCACGGCGAAGCTGGACGGTCTGGAGCCGGCCGGGACGTTCTCCTGGATGAGCCTGTCCGCCCTGCAGCGGCCCGCTCCTGATGGGGTGGGGTGGCTGGAGCCGGCCGCCGACGCGGAGGTCGCGGCGCTGCTGGCGGCCGATGCGCCCGACTCGTACGCGGTGCCCGGCTGGGCCGGGGTGAGCCGGTGGGCGGGCGTGCGCGTGGAGGGTGAGCTGGCGGCGGTGGCGGCGGACGCGTGGTCGGCGCCCACCGTGGGCCTGCTGGCCGGGGTCGCCACCCGGGCGCGTTTTCGCGGCCGGGGGCTGGCCGAACGGGTGTGCCGGTGGGTGTCGCGCGAGCTGCTGACCGGCTACGGGCGGGCGGCGCTGATGGTGGACGACGACAACGCGGCGGCCATCACCGTCTATGAGCGGATCGGCTACCGGCGCCGGCGCGTGCTGGCCTCCCGTGTGACTCCCTGAACGGAAACGCCGAGTGCCGTCCTGGTCGGGCCGGCTGGGACGCCGACGGCTGCGAACGCTGGCTCATCGCCACCCTCACCCACCTGCTCACCGTCGGAACGCCCCGGGCGCACCTGGATGACGCCTGCGCAGGCCTCCGGAAAATCGGGTGAGGTTCGGACGGCGCTGCGGCACAGTTGACGGCGTGATGTCCGATTTTGTGCCAGGTATTGAGTTGTCGCGCGCCTTTTACGGCGAGGTGGTGGCGCCCTTGGTGCCCGGGGTGGCGCACAGTGCGGCGTTGATCGGGCCGGGGTCGGAGGTGCTGGAGTTCGACACCGCCCGCTCGGCCGACCATGACTGGGGGCCGCGGGTGCTGGTGTTCGTGGCCGCGGAGTCGGTGGCCGAGGTGCGGGCGAAGGTGGCGGCGGGCCTGCCGGAGCGTTTCCGCGGCTTTCCGACCGTGTTCGGCTACCACGGCAGCGTGCAGCCCGGGGTGACGGTGACGGAGCTGGGGGCGTGGCTGGCGGAGCGGCTGGGCTTCGACCCGCGGGGCGGGGTGTCGCTGCTGGACTGGCTGTCGGTGCCGTGGCAGAGCCTGGCCGAGGTGACGCGGGGCGAGGTGTTCCACGACGGGCTGGAGGGCGGCGCCTTGGAGGCGGCCAGGGCGGCACTGCGCTGGTATCCGCCGGATGTGTGGCGGTATGTGCTGGCGTGTCAGTGGCGGCGGATCGCGCAGGAGGAGCCGTTCCCCGGCCGGTGCGGCGAGGTGGGCGACGAGCTGGGCTCGGCGGTGGTGGGGGCGCGGCTGGCGCGTGAGGTGATGCGGCTGGCGCTGCTGCTGCGGCGGCGCTACCCGCCGTACGCGAAATGGCTGGGCAGCGCGCTGGCGCGGCTGCCGGGCTCGGCGGAGCTGGGGGAGTGCCTGGGGGCGGCGGTGGCGGCCCGCTCCTGGCGGGAGCGGCAGGAGGGGCTGTCGGGCGCGTACGCGCGGGTGGCGGCGCTGCAGAACCGGGTGGCGCTGGCCGAGCCGCTGGATGGGCGGGTACGGGGCTTCTTCGACCGGCCGTTCGAGGTGATCGGGGGTGACCGGTTCGCCGAGGCGTTGATGGCGGCGGTGTCGGATCCGGTGATCCGGGACCTGCCGGTGGTGGGGTGTGTGGACCAGCTGTCGGATTCGACGGATCTGCTGGTGCAGCCTGGGCGGGCGCGGCGGGTGACGGCGGCGGCGTTGGGCCTCGAAATCTAGTGATCTACATTGTAAAGGGCGCGGGTTGGTGCAGTTTCCATATCCCTTTCTTCAAAATCCTCAGCTGACGAGCGAGGAGGCCAGTTCCTCGACGCGGATGCGCCAGGCGTCGAGGGTCGTGGTGTCGCCGGTGTGGGTGACGATGAGGCGTGCGCCCTGGCCGGTGCCTTGGGTGAGCTCCCAGCGGACGGGGCCGGTCGGCGTGTCGTACTCCAGGAGTTTGGCGGTCTCGGTCCGGGTGACCGCTCCGGTCTGGAGGCCGGGTGTGGTGAAGGGCTCGGGTGGCGGGGCGCCGATGGTGGCGTCGTGGCCGTTGAGCAGGTGCCAGATGTCGTCGGCGGGCCGGGTGAGCTGGCGTTCGACGTGTGCGTCGCCGTGGTGGGCGGTGGCGGGGTCGAGGCCGAGGATGGCGATGTAGTCCTCGTGGAGGCGGGCGAAGTCGGCGGGTTGTTTGTCGGCGGTGTGCGGGGTGGGGCGGTCGTCGAGGGTGGCGCGCAGGGCGCGGATGCAGGTGTGCCAGCCGGTGGCGAAGCTGGCGGCGCCGTGGTGGTCGGTAAAGGTGTGGGTGAGGGTGAGGATGCTGGCGGTGGCGCCGTCGGGGTGGATCTCCCAGCGGAGTTCGTCGTCGCCCCAGGTGTGGGCGAAGACGTGGGGTGGGTTGTTCTCGGTGATGTGTCCGTCGGGGCCGAAGGCGTAGGTGATGTGGTCGCCGTCGATGGTGACGGTGGCGGGGAACCAGTGGGCGAGGTGTTGGGGGTCGGTGATGGCGCGCCAGACTTTTTCGGGTGGGTGGGGGAGGTGGCGTTGCATGTGGAGGGTGGTGCGGCCGTTGGGGTGGATGGTGAGGTTTTCGTTCATTGGTCGTCTTCCATGGTGTCGAGGTGTTGTTCGAGTCGGTCGAGGGTGTGGTTCCAGAGTTTGCGGTAGGGGGTGAGCCAGGCGTCGATTTCGGCGAGGGGGGTGGGGCGGAGTTCGTACCAGCGGCGTTGGGCGTCTTTGCGGACGGTGACGAGTCCGGCTTCGCGGAGGATGCGCAGGTGTTTGCTGGTGGCGGGTTGGGTGAGGCCGAGGTGGTGGGTGATGTCGCCGACGCTGCGGGGGTGTTGGAGGAGGAGGTCGAGGATGTGGCGGCGGTTGGGGTCGGCGAGCACGTCGAAGCGCATGGCCGTTAATATACCTTCCCGGTTATATGCCTGCAAGGGCATGTAGCTAGGTGGTGCGTCGGGCGTTGGCGTGGATGGCGTGGCGGAGGTAGGCGGCCAGGCCGGGGGTGTGGGTGTCGTAGCGGGCGGTGAAGCGGGGGTCGTCGACGTAGAGGTCGCCGAGGCGGCGGTGGAGGTCGGGGGTGCAGGTGTAGAACCAGCGGGTGATGTGGCCGCGGTGGCGTTCGGCGAGGTCCATGGCGTGGGGGCCGTCGGCGGGCCGGCCGGTCCGGAGGGCGGCGGCCAGGTCGGCGGTGATGGCGTCGGCTTCGGCTCTGATCTGGAGCCAGTCGTGGGTGGTGTAGGTGGCGACGCGGTGGCGGCTTTCGGCGTACTGGGGGGTGTTGCCCCAGCGGCGCTGGACTTCGGGGTCGTGGTCTTCGGGGCGGAAGTCGCCGAAGGCCTGCAGGCGTTCGGCGGGGGTGAGGGGGATGCCGGTGGCGCCGGCTTGCATGGCGCGTTCGACGGCGGCGATGAGCTGGTTGAGGTGTTCGGCTTTGCGGGTGAGCAGGTCGTGCTGGCGGCGTAGGTGGGTGAGGTCGTCGGTGGCGTCCTGGTCGAGGATGGCGGCGATCTCGTCGAGGGGGAAGCCGAGTTCGCGGTAGAGGAGGATCTGCTGCAGGCGGGCCAGGTCGGCGTCGGTGTAGCGGCGGTAGCCGGCGGGGGTGCGTTCGCCGGGGGTGAGCAGGCCGATCTCGTCGTAGTGGTGCAGGGTGCGGATGGTGATGCCGGCGAGTTTGGCGACCTGCCCTACGGCGAAGCTCATGGGTTCCAGCTTGCCGCATGGGCGTGTTCGTCTTCACGGGGGCGTGGGGACACTACGTAGGTACTCGAAATAGGTACCTAAGTGGGGATTTCTCACCTCTTTCTTGGCGGATACGTGAGGCAGTCTGGAACGTGAAGGAATCGGCTGGATGTGAGGAACGGGGGAATCGCACCATGTGTACGCACCAGCCTCCCTGTCCTCCCGCGGACGCCATCGACCATCATGCCGCGCGCCTGGTGGCGTACCACCCGGAGCAGGGATGGGGACTTCTGTGCAACGGCGTCGTCTTCTTCGACGACACGGGCGAGCTGCTGCCCGACGGCCGCAGCGTCGTCCCGGCGCTGAGTGGCAAGGCCGCATGAACGCAGCGCCGGCGTCGTGGACGTTCGCATCCCGGGCCTGCTCGGTCTTCAAGGCCCGGCAGGCGGCACGCGCCCAGCTCGTGGAGTGGGGGCTGCATCAGGCGTGCGAGTTCGCCGAGCTGCTGGTCAGCGAGCTGGTCACCAACGCGGTGCGGCACGCGCGCGGGATCGTGCGCCTGAACCTGTCGGCCGCCGACGGGCTGCTGCGCTGCGAGGTCGAGGACTCCAGCCCCCTGCCGCCCCGCCCGCGCGCGGCCGCCCCTGATGACGAGGGATCGCGCGGGCTGCTGCTGGTGGAGGTGTTCTCGTCGGGCTGGGGCAGCGCCCCGACGGGCTGGGGCAAGGTCGTCTGGTTCGAGCTGCCCGTGCCCGTACCGGCCGCGCTGAACGCCTGAACCGCGGCGGAGCGTGGGGCGGCGCGTATGGACCCACCACGCCGCCTCACGCTCCGCCGTCCCCCGCTCACCGAATCCACCAGTCCTGGCGGAGTGAGGCCGCGCCCGCCGACAGGGTGCGGGACCGGCCGCCGTCAAGGCCGGGACGCCGTAACACCATGCGATGGCCAAAACTTGTTGTGGGTTCTTGACCGTGCTCGTCTGGGATAACGGCCGCGACATAACCTGGACCACGTGGGATGCGGCCCGATGCAGACCCGCCGGCCGCATCACGGAAGGCGCCAATGACAATGGTGACGACCGGCACCTACCGGGGACAGCCCGACGGCGGGCTGCCTGCCGAGGTGACGAGTTTCGTGGGGCGTC
The Nonomuraea helvata genome window above contains:
- a CDS encoding nuclear transport factor 2 family protein, whose translation is MNMRSTKVVEEIMRAGLAGDHERFLELMAPDGMIEWPYRPDGVPGELRGRQAIGAFLAANRHLITFHDYTDVEMHETLDPEVVIVEYVAHGTVTATGEPFEQRPLAVFRVREGQVVTYRDYINPLPLMKVLHP
- a CDS encoding DUF2809 domain-containing protein → MPRLPLFCVAVLTVAAGVGVRALFDGPVPKYAGDALYTVLIYMLVVLILPRIRPWVAAALSAGASWVIEFAQLGEIPAVLRPLLGSTFNPPDLFWYAVGAAAAWAAHTLWLRRTG
- a CDS encoding HelD family protein — its product is MANRQDSLAEALDSEQRTVAWLYGRLDVARERAQAALREVYGRAGGTRQAMVEREAMASEHARRLAQLNAVERGLCFGRIDDASGAGTYVGRIGLRDESHESVLIDWRAPAARPFYVATATDPGGLVRRRHLHLKDRMVVGIDDEVFDLERMSDGDRRSLVGEAALLAALRRSRTGRMGDVVATIQTEQDRVIRSSLQGALVVQGGPGTGKTVAALHRAAYLLYTHRDTLERRGVLVVGPNPMFLRYISQVLPALGETQVVMTTVEEMFPGVRVSAADTPAAAMVKGDVRMAEVVARALELRQGVPQGDLVVELDGLSLRVPRERCLRLRERAQAVRLPHNMARKLYVTELLKELAKAEARALEESLHIEELVIEDEPELSQPLDLEGDLDELDLELASQRLWGEPVVRRAVDELWPELTPQRLISELLSSFDTLWAVAPSGLEWHELLRSPEAGWTVGDVPLLDEAAELLGEDDSARRVAARRASREQAEQELYAREVLQTTGVLEEGVFDRADVLAERHADDGPALTTADRAAADRTWAYGHVIVDEAQELSPMAWRMIMRRVPAKSLTVVGDLAQTGSAAGARSWGEVLDPFLAGRWRVERLLVNYRTPVEIMAVAADVLRAFAPDQDPPESVREGGAPPRAVRMPLSGLPGLVAEELALIGEGRVGVVSSDARHAAVSALFPDGDLDAPVVALTVGQAKGLEFDAVVVVDPAGILGQSPMGGQDLYVAVTRATRRLTVVHEGDLPEVLSRLATESTT
- a CDS encoding MarR family transcriptional regulator; amino-acid sequence: MSDEREDLIRRITETQRGMGRLFAQHQSPLFSSNLTIRQLHVVMLLSLNGSASGQDLAHHLGVSLGTVTGIVDRLVAQGLATRHEDPQDRRVRRVELSPAGTALIEEINNAGFEHYRRILDHLDTDTLRSLEQVTRTIRAVADKLYNT
- a CDS encoding efflux RND transporter permease subunit; translated protein: MTAFARLSLLNRSLVILVAVVISAFGAFTIPQLKQQLLPSLSFPGAFVVAPFPGASPEIVEDQVTKPIEESFQGLAGMEQMTSTSKEGLAQIQVAFEYGTDVESSLNKMQQAISRVTLPDGVDPQVVAGNTDDIPVVVLAVGDGGDERAMADKLRRIVVPELQGVEGVREAQVTGTRDEVVTIEPDAKKMAAAGVSAAQIPDVLKANGTPIPAGTLTSDGKSLTVQVGARVDSVAKLKDLYLTPAQPAAVPQQQGQQQGQSQTRPPTGQTARPGQGQPSQSAFPQQQAKPKPLKPVKLGDVAEIKQGLADATTITRTDGTSSLGVSVTMTPDGNAVSISHDIRAKLPDLTKALGDGSDTAVSVVFDQAPYVEESIRSLTTEGLLGLAFAVLVILVFLLSVRSTLVTAVSIPLSVVIALIVLWAGDYSLNMLTLGALTIAVGRVVDDSIVVLENIKRHLAYGEARLQAILAAVREVSGAVTASTLTTVAVFAPIAIVGGMVGELFGPFSVTVAVALLASLVVSLTVVPVLAYWFLKTPELTPEQARKQREEAEAKELRSPLQRAYLPVLRFATRFKLTTVLIGVAVFVATMGLAGGLQTNFLDSSGQNTISLSQKMPVGTDLATTDKAAQKVEGVLKDLDGVETYQVNVGGGNAMQGGAVGGGADRASYSVTIKEGSDADKVQQVLRDRIKELSGVGEVKVGGAGGGGFSSDSIDVIVQAPDAETLRTAADTVKTAMGEVSGLRDVSSNLEASAPRVEVAVDREKAAERGLSEAQVGQSVAQAFRGAPLGQITLDGRASDLVLRGADAPDDIKAIKDLKLATASGMVKLSSVADVRQVAGPTQVTRIDGERSATVSGKVADAGNLGSVTQALTAKLNGLALTAGATYEIGGASAQQADAFSDLGLAMLAAIAIVFLIMVATFRSFVQPLILLVSIPFAATGAVGLLVATDTALGVPALIGMLMLIGIVVTNAIVLIDLINQYREQGMGVVEAVIEGGRRRLRPILMTAVATICALTPMALGVTGSGGFISQPLAIVVIGGLISSTLLTLVLVPTLYTMVERAKERMRRKPAEPKPEEKVLTPAS